A stretch of Anaeromyxobacter dehalogenans 2CP-1 DNA encodes these proteins:
- a CDS encoding HU family DNA-binding protein produces the protein MTKADLIEKVQALHDDLSKRQVALLVDSVFEHLAKGIRKDKRFTMPGFGTFVVKRRAGRVGRNPQTGAEIQIAPTKTVGFKPAPELKKAL, from the coding sequence ATGACCAAGGCAGACCTCATCGAGAAGGTTCAGGCGCTCCACGACGACCTCTCCAAGCGGCAGGTGGCGCTCCTGGTGGACTCGGTGTTCGAGCACCTGGCCAAGGGCATCCGCAAGGACAAGCGCTTCACCATGCCGGGCTTCGGGACGTTCGTGGTGAAGCGCCGGGCCGGCCGGGTGGGCCGCAACCCGCAGACGGGCGCCGAGATCCAGATCGCTCCCACCAAGACCGTCGGCTTCAAGCCCGCGCCCGAGCTGAAGAAGGCGCTGTAG
- a CDS encoding TIGR04563 family protein, protein MAGTDKRKQSLYFPEDMLNEIQAEANRQDRSLSWIVQQAWRIARGEIMRFPSVNDVLSGVAREDEREEKGI, encoded by the coding sequence ATGGCCGGCACCGACAAGCGCAAGCAGTCCCTGTACTTCCCCGAGGACATGCTGAACGAGATCCAGGCGGAAGCGAACCGGCAGGACCGGTCGCTCTCGTGGATCGTCCAGCAGGCCTGGCGCATCGCCCGCGGCGAGATCATGCGCTTCCCGTCCGTCAACGACGTGCTGTCCGGCGTCGCGCGGGAGGACGAGCGCGAGGAGAAGGGCATCTAG
- a CDS encoding hotdog domain-containing protein: MAPVKATLRLRMSQADAHYGGNLVDGARMLALFGDLATELLIRHDGDEGLFRAYDAVEFLAPVHAGDYVEAEGEIVKVGNTSRAMRFEVRKVISPRPDLSDSAAEVLAEPVVVCRATGTCVVPKDKQRVAR; this comes from the coding sequence ATGGCCCCGGTGAAGGCGACGCTCCGGCTGCGCATGTCGCAGGCCGACGCGCACTACGGCGGCAACCTGGTGGACGGCGCGCGCATGCTGGCGCTGTTCGGCGATCTCGCCACCGAGCTGCTCATCCGCCACGACGGCGACGAGGGGCTGTTCCGCGCCTACGACGCGGTGGAGTTCCTCGCCCCGGTCCACGCCGGCGACTACGTCGAGGCGGAGGGCGAGATCGTGAAGGTGGGGAACACCTCTCGCGCCATGCGCTTCGAGGTGCGCAAGGTGATCTCGCCGCGGCCGGACCTCTCCGACTCCGCCGCCGAGGTGCTGGCGGAGCCGGTGGTGGTGTGCCGCGCGACCGGCACCTGCGTCGTCCCCAAGGACAAGCAGCGCGTCGCGCGCTGA
- a CDS encoding 3-keto-5-aminohexanoate cleavage protein: MAEKTIVTAAVVGAEVTRAQNPAVPYTPEEIARAAVDAGRAGAAVVHLHARWPDGRPSQAPEHFREIIDRIRSAGSDVVIQCSTGGAVGMSLDERLGSLVEGAEMGTLNMGTMNFGDEVFVNTRPDLVKVAGRLRERRLVPECEVYDAGMLDTLRWLLEKGHLAQPYHVQFVLGVPGGMAASERNLRFLVEGLSEAVHWSVAGVGRFQLSMVELAAPMGGHVRVGLEDNLYAAKGVLAKGSDELVSLAVQRVRRAGREPATPAEARALLGIT; encoded by the coding sequence ATGGCCGAGAAGACGATCGTGACCGCGGCGGTGGTCGGCGCGGAGGTGACGCGCGCCCAGAACCCGGCCGTGCCCTACACGCCGGAGGAGATCGCCCGGGCCGCGGTGGACGCGGGACGGGCCGGCGCGGCGGTGGTCCACCTGCACGCGCGCTGGCCCGACGGCCGCCCCTCGCAGGCGCCGGAGCACTTCCGCGAGATCATCGACCGCATCCGCTCGGCCGGCAGCGACGTGGTGATCCAGTGCTCGACCGGCGGCGCGGTGGGCATGTCGCTCGACGAGCGGCTCGGCTCGCTGGTGGAGGGCGCCGAGATGGGCACGCTCAACATGGGCACCATGAACTTCGGCGACGAGGTGTTCGTGAACACCCGGCCCGACCTGGTGAAGGTGGCGGGCCGCCTGCGGGAGCGGCGCCTCGTGCCGGAGTGCGAGGTCTACGACGCCGGCATGCTGGACACGCTCCGGTGGCTGCTGGAGAAGGGCCACCTGGCGCAGCCCTACCACGTGCAGTTCGTGCTGGGCGTGCCGGGCGGCATGGCCGCGAGCGAGCGGAACCTGCGCTTCCTGGTGGAGGGGCTGTCCGAGGCGGTGCACTGGTCCGTCGCCGGGGTGGGGCGGTTCCAGCTCTCCATGGTGGAGCTGGCGGCGCCGATGGGGGGGCATGTGCGCGTCGGGCTCGAGGACAACCTGTACGCGGCCAAGGGCGTGCTGGCGAAGGGCTCGGACGAGCTGGTCTCGCTCGCGGTGCAGCGCGTAAGGCGCGCCGGGCGCGAGCCCGCCACGCCCGCCGAGGCGCGCGCATTGCTCGGGATCACGTGA
- the ftsH gene encoding ATP-dependent zinc metalloprotease FtsH, translated as MRQSYKTALLWVFLIVMFIALWKLFEQRGREAKSYNWSQFMAKVESGEVKEVTVKDLDYFGHLRDGSDFVTTGPIDASATIAEKLREKGVNLTYQKPEQNSLWVTVVLQYLPLVFVFLLIFFFMRQLQSGGGKAMSFGKSRAKLMTEHHNKITFADVAGIDESRDELEEIISFLKDPKKFTRLGGRIPKGVLLMGPPGTGKTLLARAVAGEAGVPFFSISGSDFVEMFVGVGASRVRDLFEQGKKNAPCIIFIDEIDAVGRHRGAGLGGGHDEREQTLNQLLVEMDGFESNEGVILIAATNRPDVLDPALLRPGRFDRRIVVPRPDLNGRLGILKVHTKKTPLDTQVDLTQIARGTPGFSGADIENLVNEAALYAARRNKEKLAIEDFEFAKDKVIMGTERRSMIISEKEKRTTAIHEAGHALVAKILPGTDPVHKVTIIPRGRALGLTQQLPQEDRLNLNQEFALNQVAILMGGRLAEEITFGQKTTGAGNDIEVATNLARSMVCEWGMSEKMGPLAFGKKEGEVFLGREMATAHTYSEQTARDIDAEVHRIVTEQYDRAKKVLLENQPLLNAIADALIEYETLDAADIDVLLGGGTISRPPPAKPMVPTPAEKGGKRGGLLDAVGGVPAAGKA; from the coding sequence TTGCGACAGTCCTACAAGACCGCCCTGCTCTGGGTCTTCCTGATCGTGATGTTCATCGCGCTCTGGAAGCTGTTCGAGCAGCGGGGGCGCGAAGCGAAGTCCTACAACTGGTCGCAGTTCATGGCCAAGGTCGAGTCGGGCGAGGTGAAGGAGGTCACGGTCAAGGACCTCGACTACTTCGGCCACCTGCGCGACGGCTCCGACTTCGTGACCACCGGGCCCATCGACGCCTCCGCGACCATCGCCGAGAAGCTCCGGGAGAAGGGCGTCAACCTGACGTACCAGAAGCCCGAGCAGAACTCGCTCTGGGTGACGGTGGTGCTGCAGTACCTGCCGCTCGTGTTCGTGTTCCTGCTCATCTTCTTCTTCATGCGCCAGCTGCAATCCGGCGGCGGGAAGGCGATGAGCTTCGGGAAGTCGCGCGCGAAGCTGATGACCGAGCACCACAACAAGATCACGTTCGCCGACGTGGCCGGCATCGACGAGTCGCGCGACGAGCTCGAGGAGATCATCTCCTTCCTGAAGGACCCGAAGAAGTTCACGCGCCTCGGCGGCCGCATCCCGAAGGGCGTGCTGCTGATGGGCCCGCCGGGCACCGGCAAGACGCTGCTGGCGCGCGCCGTGGCCGGCGAGGCCGGCGTCCCGTTCTTCTCCATCTCCGGCTCGGACTTCGTGGAGATGTTCGTGGGCGTCGGCGCGAGCCGCGTGCGCGACCTGTTCGAGCAGGGCAAGAAGAACGCGCCCTGCATCATCTTCATCGACGAGATCGACGCCGTCGGCCGCCACCGCGGCGCCGGCCTGGGCGGCGGCCACGACGAGCGCGAGCAGACGCTGAACCAGCTGCTGGTGGAGATGGACGGCTTCGAGTCGAACGAGGGCGTCATCCTCATCGCCGCCACCAACCGGCCCGACGTGCTCGACCCGGCGCTGCTGCGCCCGGGCCGCTTCGACCGCCGCATCGTGGTGCCGCGCCCCGACCTGAACGGCCGCCTCGGCATCCTCAAGGTGCACACCAAGAAGACCCCGCTCGACACGCAGGTGGACCTCACGCAGATCGCGCGCGGGACGCCCGGCTTCTCCGGCGCCGACATCGAGAACCTCGTGAACGAGGCGGCGCTCTACGCCGCGCGGCGCAACAAGGAGAAGCTCGCCATCGAGGACTTCGAGTTCGCGAAGGACAAGGTGATCATGGGCACCGAGCGGCGCTCGATGATCATCTCCGAGAAGGAGAAGCGCACCACCGCGATCCACGAGGCCGGGCACGCGCTGGTCGCGAAGATCCTCCCGGGCACCGACCCGGTGCACAAGGTGACCATCATCCCTCGCGGCCGCGCGCTGGGCCTGACCCAGCAGCTCCCGCAGGAGGATCGGCTCAACCTGAACCAGGAGTTCGCGCTGAACCAGGTGGCCATCCTGATGGGCGGCCGCCTCGCCGAGGAGATCACCTTCGGCCAGAAGACCACCGGCGCCGGGAACGACATCGAGGTCGCGACCAACCTGGCCCGCTCCATGGTGTGCGAGTGGGGCATGAGCGAGAAGATGGGCCCGCTCGCCTTCGGCAAGAAGGAGGGCGAGGTCTTCCTCGGCCGCGAGATGGCGACCGCGCACACGTACTCCGAGCAGACCGCGCGCGACATCGACGCCGAGGTGCACCGGATCGTCACCGAGCAGTACGATCGGGCGAAGAAGGTCCTGCTCGAGAACCAGCCGCTGCTGAACGCCATCGCCGACGCGCTCATCGAGTACGAGACGCTCGACGCGGCCGACATCGACGTGCTGCTCGGCGGCGGCACCATCAGCCGGCCCCCGCCGGCGAAGCCCATGGTGCCGACGCCGGCCGAGAAGGGCGGCAAGCGCGGCGGGCTGCTCGACGCGGTGGGCGGCGTCCCGGCGGCGGGCAAGGCCTGA
- a CDS encoding cobalamin B12-binding domain-containing protein, giving the protein MTLHEWEPGQVVRPYGDRRDDGVVQLSFVLPVPPGERAREAAAEVARKMGLEQVHVAAMEPAADRYTFFVVYGRSTVAVDYGRIQVPEVVVRKKGFDELNAYALREVGRRIVVLGACTGSDAHAVGIDAIMNMKGYAGDYGLERYACFDATNLGAQVENQRLAELCRDRQADAVLVSQVVTQRDVHKENARQLLDALERLGIRGRITTILGGPRIDHRLALELGYDAGFGPGTRPSDVANFVVGSVLKRMGKEMH; this is encoded by the coding sequence ATGACGCTGCACGAGTGGGAGCCGGGGCAGGTGGTCCGCCCGTACGGCGACCGGCGCGACGACGGCGTGGTGCAGCTCTCGTTCGTGCTGCCGGTCCCGCCCGGCGAGCGGGCCCGCGAGGCCGCCGCCGAGGTGGCGCGCAAGATGGGGCTGGAGCAGGTGCATGTCGCCGCCATGGAGCCGGCGGCCGATCGCTACACGTTCTTCGTGGTGTACGGGCGCAGCACCGTGGCGGTGGACTACGGGCGCATCCAGGTGCCCGAGGTGGTGGTCCGCAAGAAGGGCTTCGACGAGCTGAACGCCTACGCGCTGCGCGAGGTGGGCCGGCGCATCGTGGTGCTGGGCGCCTGCACCGGCTCGGACGCCCACGCGGTCGGCATCGACGCCATCATGAACATGAAGGGCTACGCCGGCGACTACGGCCTCGAGCGCTACGCGTGCTTCGACGCCACCAACCTGGGCGCGCAGGTCGAGAACCAGCGCCTGGCCGAGCTGTGCCGGGATCGCCAGGCCGACGCGGTGCTGGTCTCGCAGGTGGTGACCCAGCGCGACGTGCACAAGGAGAACGCGCGCCAGCTGCTCGACGCGCTGGAGCGGCTCGGGATCCGCGGGCGCATCACCACCATCCTGGGCGGCCCCCGCATCGACCACCGCCTGGCGCTGGAGCTGGGCTACGACGCCGGCTTCGGCCCGGGCACCAGGCCGTCCGACGTGGCGAACTTCGTGGTCGGGTCGGTCCTGAAGCGCATGGGCAAGGAGATGCACTGA
- a CDS encoding PilZ domain-containing protein, with translation MSSLSDWLKDFRVLHAKARAGTLAGREADVYRAGRDELARALLAAQRLTLKPGELPRQALRVARALQVDLDMLTSAARALTVDVSSGGFACLLAKAPPAGDEVKVSMRLPGGEALACRARVTDVKPLQGNVRASFQLVGLTAAERERLELMVFDTVLEQLTA, from the coding sequence ATGAGCAGCCTCTCCGACTGGCTGAAGGACTTCCGCGTGCTCCACGCGAAGGCGCGCGCCGGCACGCTCGCCGGGCGCGAGGCCGACGTCTACCGCGCCGGCCGCGACGAGCTGGCCCGCGCGCTGCTCGCGGCGCAGCGGCTCACCCTGAAGCCGGGCGAGCTGCCGCGGCAGGCGCTGCGCGTGGCCCGCGCGCTCCAGGTGGACCTGGACATGCTCACCTCCGCCGCGCGCGCGCTCACCGTCGACGTGTCGAGCGGCGGGTTCGCCTGCCTGCTCGCGAAGGCGCCGCCGGCGGGCGACGAGGTGAAGGTGTCGATGCGGCTCCCCGGCGGCGAGGCGCTCGCGTGCCGCGCGCGGGTCACCGACGTGAAGCCGCTGCAGGGGAACGTGCGCGCGTCGTTCCAGCTCGTCGGCCTCACCGCCGCCGAGCGCGAGCGCCTCGAGCTGATGGTGTTCGACACCGTGCTCGAGCAGCTGACCGCCTGA
- the tilS gene encoding tRNA lysidine(34) synthetase TilS has product MRRPDLHPYPAAVLETARRRRLFGPADRVLVALSGGADSTALLAALAALRDAGALAEVRALYLDHGLRAGSEPEAASARAACARLGVPLEERRLAVGAGNVQAEARRVRYAALREAAARAGASRIATGHTLGDQAETVLLRLLRGAGARGLAAIPPRRGPVIRPLIDRTREEGNAYLRAMGLGWADDPTNAVPGYARNRLRLELWPLLRAAAPAADRALARAADLAREDERALDRRARAVAGGGTAVDVAALRGEPLAVRRRVVRRLWRAATGSGRALEAQHVAAVLALLRRGRPGEVALPGGRRARCRYGRLELAGPAAPVPVVAPVEVPGPGRYALPALDAWVEVGAARPAEVPWPLTLRTRRPGDRFRPEGGPGGTKLKRWLIDRKVPREARDRLVLLAAPGGAVLAVPELGAVAEGLGPSGAGLRVRISTAPGPDGSYCKGGEGLL; this is encoded by the coding sequence ATGCGACGCCCTGACCTCCACCCGTACCCCGCCGCCGTGCTCGAGACCGCCCGCCGCCGGCGGCTGTTCGGCCCCGCGGACCGCGTGCTCGTGGCGCTCTCGGGCGGCGCCGACTCGACGGCCCTGCTCGCCGCCCTCGCGGCGCTGCGCGACGCCGGCGCGCTCGCGGAGGTGCGGGCCCTGTACCTGGACCACGGGCTGCGCGCGGGCAGCGAGCCCGAGGCGGCGTCGGCCCGCGCCGCGTGCGCGCGGCTCGGCGTGCCGCTCGAGGAGCGGCGCCTCGCGGTGGGGGCCGGCAACGTGCAGGCCGAGGCCCGCCGGGTGCGCTACGCGGCGCTGCGCGAGGCGGCGGCGCGCGCCGGCGCGTCGCGGATCGCCACCGGGCACACGCTGGGCGACCAGGCCGAGACCGTGCTGCTGCGCCTGCTCCGCGGCGCCGGCGCGCGCGGGCTCGCCGCGATCCCGCCGCGGCGCGGCCCGGTGATCCGGCCCCTCATCGATCGCACGCGCGAGGAGGGGAACGCCTACCTGCGCGCGATGGGGCTGGGCTGGGCCGACGACCCCACCAACGCCGTCCCGGGCTACGCGCGGAACCGGCTCCGGCTCGAGCTCTGGCCGCTGCTGCGGGCGGCGGCGCCGGCGGCGGACCGGGCGCTGGCGCGCGCGGCCGACCTGGCGCGCGAGGACGAGCGCGCGCTCGATCGCCGGGCGCGCGCGGTCGCGGGGGGCGGCACCGCGGTGGACGTGGCCGCGCTCCGGGGCGAGCCGCTCGCGGTGCGGCGGCGGGTGGTGCGGCGGCTCTGGCGCGCCGCGACCGGCAGCGGCCGGGCGCTCGAGGCGCAGCACGTGGCGGCGGTGCTGGCGCTCCTGCGCCGCGGGCGGCCGGGCGAGGTCGCGCTCCCGGGCGGGCGGCGCGCCCGGTGCCGCTACGGGCGCCTCGAGCTCGCCGGCCCCGCGGCGCCCGTCCCGGTGGTGGCGCCGGTGGAGGTGCCGGGGCCGGGGAGGTATGCGCTCCCGGCACTGGACGCCTGGGTGGAGGTCGGCGCCGCGCGGCCGGCCGAGGTGCCCTGGCCGCTCACCCTCCGGACCCGCCGCCCGGGGGACCGCTTCCGGCCGGAGGGCGGGCCGGGCGGGACGAAGCTGAAGCGCTGGCTCATCGACCGGAAGGTGCCGCGCGAGGCGCGGGATCGGCTGGTGCTCCTCGCCGCACCCGGGGGCGCGGTGCTGGCGGTTCCGGAGCTGGGCGCCGTCGCGGAAGGGCTGGGCCCTTCGGGCGCCGGGTTGCGCGTGCGGATTTCGACCGCGCCCGGCCCGGACGGCTCGTACTGCAAAGGGGGTGAGGGCCTGTTATAA
- a CDS encoding ammonium transporter: MKKLLAPLLLALPALASAADGIDTGDTALVLVSAGLVMLMTPGLAFFYGGLVRAKNVVHTMNLSIVCMAIVGVLWATIGYSLAFAPGPGALDRVVGGLRWAGLAGVGDAPEPSLAATVPHSAFMLFQAMFAVITPALISGAVVERMRIKAYVLFVALWSLVVYTPVAHWVWAPGGWLRNLGVLDFAGGTVVHVNAAAAALVGAVVLGKRRGLRAPTVLPHSVPFAILGAGLLWFGWLGFNGGSALAANGLASTAFANTFFAPAAAAAAWGLAELLMHGKVSGVGLASGAVAGMVAITPAAGFIRPGASLVLGAVAALASFGAIRLRPRLGLDDALDVFAVHGVAATLGAVLTGALATTSVNAAGADASLALVGKQALGVAVTLVFSGGLSYGLYRLVALVTPLRADEQDEWTGLDQAEAGERAYLSTDLETAGAAPSAATHAPVPVARPSPGSSAA, encoded by the coding sequence GTGAAGAAGCTCCTCGCACCGCTGCTGCTGGCCCTGCCCGCGCTCGCGTCCGCCGCCGACGGCATCGACACCGGCGACACCGCGCTCGTGCTCGTGAGCGCCGGGCTGGTCATGCTCATGACCCCGGGCCTCGCGTTCTTCTACGGCGGCCTGGTCCGCGCCAAGAACGTCGTCCACACCATGAACCTGTCGATCGTGTGCATGGCGATCGTGGGCGTGCTGTGGGCGACGATCGGCTACTCGCTCGCGTTCGCCCCCGGGCCGGGCGCGCTCGACCGCGTGGTGGGCGGCCTGCGCTGGGCCGGGCTCGCCGGCGTGGGCGACGCGCCCGAGCCGTCCCTCGCGGCCACGGTGCCGCACTCCGCGTTCATGCTCTTCCAGGCGATGTTCGCCGTGATCACGCCGGCGCTCATCTCGGGCGCGGTGGTCGAGCGCATGCGCATCAAGGCCTACGTGCTGTTCGTCGCGCTGTGGAGCCTGGTGGTGTACACGCCGGTGGCGCACTGGGTGTGGGCGCCGGGCGGCTGGCTCCGCAACCTCGGCGTCCTCGACTTCGCCGGCGGCACGGTGGTGCACGTGAACGCCGCCGCGGCGGCGCTGGTGGGCGCGGTGGTGCTGGGCAAGCGCCGCGGCCTGCGCGCCCCCACGGTGCTCCCGCACAGCGTCCCGTTCGCCATCCTCGGCGCGGGCCTGCTCTGGTTCGGCTGGCTCGGCTTCAACGGCGGCAGCGCGCTGGCCGCGAACGGCCTCGCCAGCACCGCCTTCGCGAACACCTTCTTCGCGCCCGCGGCGGCGGCCGCCGCCTGGGGGCTCGCCGAGCTGCTGATGCACGGGAAGGTCTCGGGCGTCGGGCTCGCCTCCGGCGCGGTGGCCGGCATGGTGGCCATCACGCCGGCCGCCGGCTTCATCCGGCCCGGCGCGAGCCTGGTGCTCGGTGCGGTCGCGGCGCTCGCCTCCTTCGGCGCCATCCGGCTGCGCCCGCGGCTCGGGCTGGACGACGCGCTGGACGTCTTCGCGGTCCACGGCGTGGCGGCCACGCTCGGCGCGGTGCTCACCGGCGCGCTCGCCACCACCTCGGTGAACGCCGCCGGCGCGGACGCGAGCCTGGCGCTGGTGGGCAAGCAGGCCCTGGGCGTGGCCGTGACGCTGGTGTTCTCCGGCGGGCTGTCCTACGGGCTGTACCGGCTGGTGGCGCTCGTCACGCCGTTGCGCGCCGACGAGCAGGACGAGTGGACCGGCCTCGACCAGGCCGAGGCCGGCGAGCGGGCGTACCTCTCCACCGACCTCGAGACGGCCGGCGCCGCGCCCAGCGCCGCGACGCACGCGCCGGTGCCGGTGGCCCGCCCGAGCCCCGGCTCCAGCGCCGCCTGA